A single region of the Equus przewalskii isolate Varuska chromosome 26, EquPr2, whole genome shotgun sequence genome encodes:
- the RPL35 gene encoding large ribosomal subunit protein uL29 encodes MAKIKARDLRGKKKEELLKQLDDLKVELSQLRVAKVTGGAASKLSKIRVVRKSIARVLTVINQTQKENLRKFYKGKKYKPLDLRPKKTRAMRRRLNKHEENLKTKKQQRKERLYPLRKYAVKA; translated from the exons ATG GCCAAGATTAAGGCTCGAGACCTTCGcggcaagaagaaggaagagctgCTGAAACAGCTGGACGACCTGAAGGTGGAGCTGTCCCAGCTGCGCGTCGCCAAAGTGACTGGCGGCGCGGCGTCCAAGCTCTCCAAGAT CCGAGTTGTTCGCAAATCCATCGCCCGTGTTCTCACCGTCATTAACCAGACTCAGAAAGAGAACCTTAGGAAATTCTACAAG GGCAAGAAGTACAAGCCCCTGGATCTGCGGCCCAAGAAAACACGTGCCATGCGCCGCCGGCTCAACAAGCACGAAGAGAACCTGAAGACCAAGAAGCAGCAGCGGAAGGAGCGGCTGTACCCCCTGCGGAAGTACGCGGTCAAGGCCTGA